The Streptomyces durmitorensis genome contains the following window.
CGGGCAGTGAGCGCCCCGCCTGCCGCATGAACCAGACCGGCGTGTGCGGCACGGGCTCGCGCCTGCAGGCCTTCATGAAAGCGGAGTCGTACGTCGCTGGGTTCTGGCCCGCAGGGCTGTTGTTGGCACTCACGCGGAAAGTCTCGCACGGGCCGGTGCGCCCCCTGTCCTGAGGGACACCCTGCCTTGACCGGGGCCCCTCTCACGGGTGTCTCTCCCTGCGCGAAGCCGCCGTTCCCCTTAATCTTCCCCGCATGGCTGCGGCTCAAGGACAACGGTCGGACGGCGCTGGCGAGATGGAAAGTACGGAGGGGAAGGTGGCGGAATCGACTCCGTTGCCCTTTCGCGCGGCGGTCGACGCGCTGCGCGGGGCACGGCTTCGGCCCGAGATCGAGATCGACCCGACGCGGGCTCCGCAGCGTCTTGCCCCTTATGCGTACGCGCTGGAAGCGGCGGTGGTCGAGGGCGACGAGGACCTCGCGGACGGGCGCCTGGTCCTGCTGCACGATCCGGACGGGCACGACGCGTGGCAGGGCACCTTCCGCCTCGTCACGCTCGTCCGCGCGGAACTGGAGCCGGAGATGGCTGCGGACCCGCTGCTTCCGGAGGTCTGCTGGTCCTGGCTGACGGGCGCCCTTCAGGCGCGCGGCCTGGCCTGCGGGGAGCCGAGCGGCACCGTCACGCGCGCGGGTTCGCACTACTTCGGCGGGCTCTCCGAGCGGCCGCCCGCGTCGCAGATCGAGATCCGGGCGTCGTGGACGCCGCGCGAGGGGCGCGGCGGGGTGCCGGACACGGCGGCGCATCTCGCGGCGTGGTGCGATCTGCTCTGCCAGGTGGCGGGGTTGCCGCCGGTGAACCAGGGGCACGGCGACGGGCCAGGGGCCGGGTCCGGGTCCGGGTCCGTGGTGTCGCTGCCACAGCGACGGGGGCCGCAGACGCCGTGACCGACGGCGGGACCGGACGGGACCGGACGGGAGCGGATGGGACCGGACGAGACCGGACGGGGCGCTGACGGAGCGCTGACGGGACCGAACGGTCATGCGGATGAGCGATTCTGAACGACTCCGATTCGGGTCGATCTTCGGATGATCGATCACATGTCCGAATGGTCCGAATTGTTACTCACCAAATCGTGATCATTCTCTAAAGGCGGGCGGGTTTGGTGCCGAAGAGGTTGGTGACCTTGAAAGCACGGTTCGTCCCGGCTTCATCCCCGAGCCGGTTCAGTCCCGCACCCCAGGAGGCCTAGGTGTCCGTTCTCCTCGAGCAGCCCGCAAGCCTGGTCGCCTACCGCCCGAACAAGCCGACCGCCATGGTCGTCGTGGCCGACCCTCGCGTACGCTCCACCGTCACCCGCCACCTGTGGGCCCTCGGTGTACGCGACGTGATCGAGGCCTCGTCGATCGCGGAGGCTCGTCCCCGCATCGGCAACCCCCGTGACATCTGCGTCGCAGACGTCCACCTCCCCGACGGCTCCGGCCTGACGCTCCTCTCAGAAACCCGCGCGGCGGGCTGGCCGAACGGCCTCGCCCTCTCCGCCGCCGATGACATCGGTGCCGTACGCAACGCCCTCGCGGGCGGCGTCAAGGGCTACGTCGTCACCGGCACCCGCAACAATGTCGGTCTCCCCACCCGTCCCGGCGCCGCGCCCATCGGCTCGGCCGCCGCCCGAATGCACCGCCGCCCGCCCGGCGCCCCGAGCCACCCCGGTGGCTACCGCGAGCTGTCCGGCCGTGAGGTGGAGGTTCTCCGCCTGGTCGCGGAAGGCCAGTCGAACAAGGCCATCGGCGTCTCGATGGGGCTCTCGGCACTGACCGTGAAGAGCCACCTCGCCCGGATCGCACGCAAGCTCGGCACGGGTGACCGAGCCGGGATGGTAGCGGTGGCCCTGCGCACCGGAATCATCCACTGACTCATTTACACCCCTCGTGCGCCCGTCGACGGAACGTTCCGTCGACGGGCGCTGTGCATACACAGATACCCTTGACAGGTGACCGACGCCCAAGAGACCGCAGCAGACAGCTCACTGCGAACCACCGGAGGCGGCCCTCCGGACGACGTCGAAACGGCGCCGATCCCTTTGGACGAGCCGCGTGATGGCATTCCTCCGGTGGTCGCCGACGAGACCGCCCTCGCAGAGGTGATCGCCGCTTTCGCGGCTGGCAGTGGCCCCGTGGCCGTGGACGCCGAACGTGCGTCCGGCTATCGGTACGGCCAGCGTGCCTATCTCGTGCAGTTGCGCCGTGAAGGCGCGGGCAGCACCTTGATCGACCCCGTGGCCTGCCCCGACCTGTCGGGGCTCGGCGAGGCGATCGCCGGTGCGGAGTGGGTGCTGCACGCCGCCACGCAGGACCTGCCCTGCCTCCGCGAAATAGGCATGATCCCCACCAGCATCTTCGACACCGAACTCGCCGGGCGCCTCGCCGGTTTCCCCCGGGTCGGCCTCGGCGCGATGGTCGAGGGCGTGCTCGGCTTCGTCCTGGAGAAGGGCCACTCGGCGGTCGACTGGTCGACGCGCCCACTGCCCGACCCCTGGCTTCGCTACGCGGCGCTCGACGTCGAGCTGCTCGTGGACCTGCGGGACGCCCTGGAGAAGGAGCTCGACCGGCAGGGCAAGCTGGAGTGGGCCCGCGAGGAGTTCGACGCGATCTCCTCCGCTCCGCCGCCTCCGCCTCGCGTGGACCCCTGGCGGCGTACGTCCGGCATGCACAAGGTGCGGCGCCGTCGTCAGATGGCGGTCGTACGTGAGCTGTGGACCGCCCGCGACAAGGTGGCCCAGCGGCGTGACGTGTCGCCGGGCAAGGTCCTCAGTGACGGCGCGATCGTGGAGGCGGCGCTGGGGCTGCCCCCCAACGTGCACGCGCTCGCCGGGCTCACCGGCTTCGGGCATCGCATGGGCCGCCGTCAGCTGGAGCAGTGGCAGGCCGCGGTGGACCGGGCCAAGGCCCTGCCCGACTCCGAGCTTCCGCAGCCGGGGGCGGCCGTGTCGGGGCCCCCGCCGCCCCGCTCCTGGGCGGACCGCGACCCGGCCGCCGCGGCGCGCCTCTCCGCGGCGCGGGCGGCTGTCTCGGCGCTGGCCGAGGAACTGAACATGCCTCAGGAGAACCTGATCACTCCGGACACGGTACGAAGGGTGTGCTGGGAGCCGCCGACGGAGGTTTCCGCCGAGTCCGTCTCCACCGCGCTGGCCGCTCACGGTGCGCGCCGCTGGCAGATCACCCAGGTCACCCCGGCCTTGGTGACCGCGCTGAGCCGCCCGGCGCCGTAGGGGCGGGGGGCATTGCTGGGCCGGTGGCTTTGACTTGTTGCCGGGGCCGCCCGGTTGTCCCGAGGTTGGCGGTTCCGGGCCGGGTGTAAAGGGCGCTCCTGCGTCGCGTCGGCTGCGCCGATTCCGCTGCGCTCCACCCTTGACACCCGTCCCTCCACCGCGCGAAGCGATATGACCGGGCGGCCACGGGGTGGGACTCTCGACCACTCCCGTCAAATCAGGGGGTCTCGCTGCCGGGTGCGGCCCGACTCATTGCGGGTGGCCCCTAGGGGGAGAAGGGCGGGCGCCCGGTCCGCCGTCGCTTCAGGGAAGGGTGCCGGTCTCGTCAAGCGGCTGCCGACCGGATCTTCCGGCGTGACCGTCACGGGGAGAAAGGGGCGGGCGCCTGGTCCGCGTCCGCTTCGGGGAGGGGCCCGGTCTCGTCAAGCGGCTGCGGCCTGGTTCTTCCGGCGTGGCCGCCAGGGGGACGGGCGGGCGCCTGGTCCGTAGCCGCTCCGGGGGTGGGTGCCGGTCTCGTCAAGCGACTGCCGACCGGATCTTCCGGAGTGGCCGTCAGGGGGCGGGGCGGGCGAGGGCCTGCTGGTGGGTGCGGGTTTCGTCGCGCGCGTGCCGACCGGTGGCGGTGGGGGTGTGCAGGTCGCGGCTGACGTGGGTCGGTCGGCTCCGAGGGGGTGGGGGTCCGGCACCTAATTTCGAGAAGGCGCGTTACGCAACGCGCGCGCCCCCCTTCTGCCAGAACACAACTTTGCGAAAGTAGGTGCGCCACACCATCCGGATCGCCTTGATGAACCTCTGCACCGAGGTATCGGTGGCGAGCGGTGAGGGCATCACGCATGGTTTCGCGGGG
Protein-coding sequences here:
- a CDS encoding response regulator transcription factor; the protein is MSVLLEQPASLVAYRPNKPTAMVVVADPRVRSTVTRHLWALGVRDVIEASSIAEARPRIGNPRDICVADVHLPDGSGLTLLSETRAAGWPNGLALSAADDIGAVRNALAGGVKGYVVTGTRNNVGLPTRPGAAPIGSAAARMHRRPPGAPSHPGGYRELSGREVEVLRLVAEGQSNKAIGVSMGLSALTVKSHLARIARKLGTGDRAGMVAVALRTGIIH
- a CDS encoding DUF3000 domain-containing protein, which gives rise to MAAAQGQRSDGAGEMESTEGKVAESTPLPFRAAVDALRGARLRPEIEIDPTRAPQRLAPYAYALEAAVVEGDEDLADGRLVLLHDPDGHDAWQGTFRLVTLVRAELEPEMAADPLLPEVCWSWLTGALQARGLACGEPSGTVTRAGSHYFGGLSERPPASQIEIRASWTPREGRGGVPDTAAHLAAWCDLLCQVAGLPPVNQGHGDGPGAGSGSGSVVSLPQRRGPQTP
- a CDS encoding ribonuclease D — its product is MTDAQETAADSSLRTTGGGPPDDVETAPIPLDEPRDGIPPVVADETALAEVIAAFAAGSGPVAVDAERASGYRYGQRAYLVQLRREGAGSTLIDPVACPDLSGLGEAIAGAEWVLHAATQDLPCLREIGMIPTSIFDTELAGRLAGFPRVGLGAMVEGVLGFVLEKGHSAVDWSTRPLPDPWLRYAALDVELLVDLRDALEKELDRQGKLEWAREEFDAISSAPPPPPRVDPWRRTSGMHKVRRRRQMAVVRELWTARDKVAQRRDVSPGKVLSDGAIVEAALGLPPNVHALAGLTGFGHRMGRRQLEQWQAAVDRAKALPDSELPQPGAAVSGPPPPRSWADRDPAAAARLSAARAAVSALAEELNMPQENLITPDTVRRVCWEPPTEVSAESVSTALAAHGARRWQITQVTPALVTALSRPAP